The following coding sequences lie in one Nitratireductor mangrovi genomic window:
- a CDS encoding TRAP transporter large permease, whose amino-acid sequence MIDFVAHNLAPIMFISVMAMLLIGYPVAFTLAAGGLFFFVIGVELSTISSEIRLFWPLLQSHPERVYGIMYNDTLLAVPFFTFMGLILERSRMAEDLLDTIGQLFGPVRGGLAFAAVLVGALLAATTGVVAASVIAMGLISLPIMMRYGYNRSVATGTIAASGTLAQIVPPSLVLIVMADQLGRSVGDMYVGALLPALIIIGFYCLYVLGVSIAKPEWVPALPPEARTLGGGVTSLVVIMAAAIGLYFVCYHFVFTEMRYEVRLVWSATVATLAAYAFSLINRQLKLGILSRLAEQVVIVLIPPLALIFLVLGTIFLGIATPTEGGAMGATGALILAAVKGRLNLTVLKQALDSTTKLAAFVMFILIGARVFGLTFYGINGNIWIEELLLSLPGGEYGFLVVVTIIIFILGCFLDFFEIAFIAVPLLAPAAEALGIDLIWFGVILGINLQTSFLTPPFGFSLFYLRSIAPMKDWTDQVSGKVLPGIRTFEIYKGALPYIIIQFVMILIVISFPQLVTHYKSGPEIGGPGEIEIQLPPLGPPGGGGDQPAPFGLPPLGMPNQGGGEQPAPFGLPPLNLQPEGEAPANAPATDLSQPPKIE is encoded by the coding sequence GTGATTGACTTCGTCGCCCACAATCTCGCGCCAATCATGTTCATCAGCGTGATGGCGATGCTGCTGATCGGCTATCCGGTCGCCTTCACGCTCGCCGCCGGCGGGCTGTTCTTCTTCGTCATCGGCGTCGAGCTGTCGACCATCTCGAGCGAGATCCGCCTGTTCTGGCCACTGCTGCAGTCGCACCCAGAGCGCGTCTACGGCATCATGTACAACGACACCCTGCTGGCCGTGCCGTTCTTCACCTTCATGGGGCTGATCCTCGAACGCTCGCGCATGGCCGAGGACCTGCTCGACACGATCGGCCAGCTGTTCGGCCCGGTGCGCGGCGGCCTCGCCTTCGCCGCCGTGCTGGTCGGCGCGCTGCTGGCGGCGACCACCGGCGTCGTCGCCGCCTCGGTGATCGCCATGGGGCTGATCTCGCTGCCGATCATGATGCGCTACGGCTACAACCGCAGCGTCGCCACCGGCACAATCGCCGCCTCGGGCACGCTGGCCCAGATCGTGCCGCCATCGCTGGTGCTGATCGTCATGGCCGACCAGCTCGGCCGCTCTGTCGGCGACATGTATGTCGGCGCCCTGCTGCCGGCGCTGATCATCATCGGCTTCTATTGCCTCTACGTGCTCGGCGTGAGCATCGCCAAGCCCGAATGGGTGCCGGCGCTGCCGCCGGAAGCGCGCACGCTGGGCGGCGGCGTCACCTCGCTGGTCGTCATCATGGCGGCGGCGATCGGTCTTTATTTCGTCTGCTACCATTTCGTGTTCACGGAGATGCGCTACGAGGTGCGGCTGGTCTGGTCGGCCACCGTCGCCACCCTTGCCGCCTATGCCTTCAGCCTCATCAACCGCCAGCTGAAGCTCGGCATCCTGTCGCGGCTGGCCGAGCAGGTGGTGATCGTGCTGATCCCGCCGCTGGCGCTGATCTTCCTGGTGCTGGGCACGATCTTCCTCGGCATCGCCACGCCGACCGAGGGCGGCGCCATGGGCGCCACCGGCGCGCTCATCCTGGCGGCGGTGAAGGGGCGGCTGAACCTGACCGTGCTGAAGCAGGCGCTCGATTCCACGACCAAGCTCGCCGCCTTCGTCATGTTCATCCTGATCGGCGCGCGCGTCTTCGGCCTCACCTTCTACGGCATCAACGGCAATATCTGGATCGAGGAGCTGCTTTTGTCGCTGCCGGGCGGCGAATACGGCTTCCTGGTGGTGGTGACCATCATCATCTTCATCCTCGGCTGCTTCCTCGACTTCTTCGAGATCGCCTTCATCGCCGTGCCGCTGCTGGCGCCGGCCGCCGAGGCCCTCGGCATCGACCTGATCTGGTTCGGCGTCATCCTCGGCATCAACCTGCAGACCTCGTTCCTGACGCCGCCCTTCGGCTTCTCGCTGTTCTACCTGCGCTCGATCGCGCCGATGAAGGACTGGACCGACCAGGTGTCGGGCAAGGTGCTGCCGGGGATCAGGACGTTCGAGATCTACAAGGGCGCCCTGCCCTACATCATCATCCAGTTCGTGATGATCCTGATCGTGATCTCGTTCCCGCAGCTGGTAACGCACTACAAGTCGGGGCCAGAGATCGGCGGGCCGGGCGAGATCGAGATCCAGCTGCCGCCGCTGGGGCCGCCCGGCGGCGGAGGCGATCAGCCGGCACCCTTCGGCCTGCCCCCACTCGGCATGCCGAACCAGGGCGGCGGCGAGCAGCCGGCGCCATTCGGCCTGCCGCCGCTCAACCTGCAGCCGGAAGGTGAGGCACCGGCGAATGCGCCGGCGACCGATCTGAGCCAGCCGCCGAAGATCGAATAG
- a CDS encoding gamma-glutamyl-gamma-aminobutyrate hydrolase family protein produces MLQPLVAVSTDVRFFDRYTWHATPQQYVEAALTAAGVLPVLLPSLGPRIDLDSLLAQVSGVMLTGSKSNVHPSLYGGEASEANGPYDPARDATTLPLIRAAIERGVPLLAICRGIQELNVALGGTLATEIQEEDGIMDHRAPPSEEQDERFAIRHPVSIKAGTCMAEIFGPGEIMVNSVHRQAVGRPAERLVPEAFAEDGIVEAVSVRDAPGFAVGVQWHPEYWAATDSASNRVFAAFGDAVREYSARRDGARAAAE; encoded by the coding sequence ATGCTGCAGCCCCTGGTCGCCGTGTCGACCGATGTCCGCTTCTTCGACCGCTACACCTGGCACGCCACGCCTCAGCAATATGTCGAGGCAGCGCTGACGGCCGCCGGCGTGCTGCCGGTGCTGCTGCCTTCGCTCGGCCCCCGCATCGATCTCGATTCGCTGCTCGCCCAGGTGAGCGGCGTCATGCTGACCGGCTCGAAGAGCAATGTGCATCCCTCGCTTTACGGCGGCGAGGCGAGCGAGGCGAACGGCCCCTACGATCCGGCCCGCGACGCCACCACCCTGCCGCTGATCCGCGCCGCGATCGAGCGCGGCGTGCCGCTGCTCGCGATCTGCCGCGGCATCCAGGAGCTCAACGTGGCACTGGGCGGCACGCTGGCGACGGAGATCCAGGAAGAGGACGGCATCATGGACCACCGCGCGCCGCCGAGCGAGGAGCAGGACGAGCGCTTCGCCATCCGCCACCCGGTTTCGATCAAGGCCGGCACCTGCATGGCAGAGATCTTCGGGCCCGGCGAGATCATGGTGAACTCGGTCCACCGCCAGGCCGTCGGCCGGCCGGCCGAGCGGCTGGTGCCGGAGGCCTTCGCCGAGGACGGCATCGTGGAGGCGGTGTCGGTGCGCGATGCGCCGGGCTTTGCCGTCGGGGTGCAGTGGCACCCGGAATACTGGGCCGCGACCGACAGTGCCTCCAACCGCGTCTTCGCCGCCTTCGGCGACGCCGTGCGCGAGTATTCGGCGCGGCGGGACGGAGCAAGGGCGGCGGCCGAGTAG
- a CDS encoding TRAP transporter small permease subunit: MAGLLALSRIVDRINEFIGQKVSWLILVAVLISAGNASIRKAFDISSNAFLELQWYLYGTVFMLAAAYTLQRNEHVRIDILSNRLSKRTRDWVDLVCHVIFLLPFVTLMVYLCWPWFWLSYRTGEISANAGGLIIWPAKMMVLLGFMLLTGQALSEIVKRIAVIRGDIDDPTPTHDLPAAAEAAIEMETKNRD; the protein is encoded by the coding sequence ATGGCGGGGCTGCTCGCGCTCTCGCGCATTGTCGACAGGATCAACGAGTTCATCGGCCAGAAGGTGTCCTGGCTGATCCTCGTGGCGGTCCTGATCAGCGCCGGCAACGCCAGCATCCGGAAGGCCTTCGATATTTCGTCGAACGCCTTCCTGGAACTGCAATGGTATCTCTACGGCACCGTCTTCATGCTGGCCGCCGCCTATACCCTGCAGCGCAACGAGCATGTACGTATCGACATCCTGTCCAACCGCCTCAGCAAACGCACGCGCGACTGGGTCGACCTCGTCTGCCATGTGATCTTCCTGCTGCCCTTCGTGACCCTGATGGTCTATCTGTGCTGGCCGTGGTTCTGGCTCTCCTATCGGACGGGCGAAATCTCCGCCAATGCCGGCGGACTGATCATCTGGCCGGCCAAGATGATGGTGCTGCTCGGCTTCATGCTGCTGACCGGGCAGGCGCTTTCGGAGATCGTCAAGCGCATCGCCGTCATTCGCGGCGACATCGACGACCCGACCCCTACGCATGACTTGCCGGCGGCGGCCGAGGCGGCCATCGAGATGGAGACGAAGAACCGTGATTGA
- a CDS encoding ATP-dependent nuclease: MSDDESISENAELFCPRLSFESIIFSDGTKLTLDDDDIVVFVGPNNAGKSAALRELELWVAHSRAGPVIKDATLRKVGTKEDLLRYLDRNAQKSGDAINFQYGGIGYSIHHSHVSYFDRPLDRHPVAPFFAKRITTEGRIQDSNAAPALALFQSPPTHPIHTLLMDPDLASDISSKFRHAFGKDLTPFRAGGSMFPLYVGEKPSVPPGKDELSREFVTKLQSTNLPLESQGDGMRSFAAVTLHVLAARTHSIQFLDEPEAFLHPPQARLLGRYIAENRPGNSQLFIATHSTDILDGLIEGGSDKIRIVRLRREGDVNRVRELGKEKTKTVARDTLARFSRVFDGIFFEHVIICEADADCMFYQSILNLPSISGDRRPDVLFVHTSGKHRMAKLADTLRSLDVPVSVIADIDVLNDEGTFKNLFETLGGNWADVSTSWKSINHAVLQQRPPLNAEQVASLIAAQLEGVQGTGEFPDDRERAIKEVFKTVSPWSAMKRSGRSALPAGEPINHFDTLSKKCGEHRLWIVPVGEIEGFCRSVGSHGPGFVERVLEERNLETDPELQSARDFIEKIWAGAKPPST, translated from the coding sequence CTGGGAAGAGCGCGGCGCTCCGCGAGCTGGAATTATGGGTTGCTCACTCGAGAGCGGGCCCTGTGATAAAGGATGCCACATTGCGCAAGGTCGGAACCAAGGAGGATTTGCTTCGGTATCTTGATAGGAACGCCCAAAAAAGCGGTGATGCAATCAACTTTCAGTACGGCGGCATTGGCTACAGTATCCACCACTCGCACGTTAGCTATTTCGATCGACCGCTAGACCGCCACCCGGTAGCGCCGTTCTTCGCCAAGCGAATAACTACGGAAGGTCGTATTCAGGACTCCAATGCAGCTCCGGCGCTGGCGCTCTTTCAATCGCCACCGACGCATCCAATCCACACCCTCTTGATGGACCCTGATCTTGCGAGCGACATTAGCTCAAAGTTCCGGCACGCTTTTGGCAAAGACCTCACACCATTCCGTGCAGGAGGAAGTATGTTCCCACTCTACGTTGGCGAAAAACCTTCCGTCCCACCTGGCAAAGATGAGCTTTCGCGAGAATTCGTGACGAAGCTCCAATCAACGAACCTGCCGCTTGAGTCCCAGGGCGATGGAATGCGCAGTTTCGCAGCCGTGACGCTGCACGTGCTGGCCGCGAGGACGCACTCCATCCAATTTCTCGACGAGCCCGAAGCGTTTTTACATCCGCCGCAGGCGCGACTGCTTGGGCGCTATATCGCCGAAAACCGGCCCGGGAATTCCCAGCTCTTCATCGCAACACACAGTACCGACATTCTGGATGGTTTGATTGAGGGCGGCTCAGATAAAATTCGTATCGTCCGACTTCGTCGAGAAGGCGACGTCAATCGAGTAAGGGAGCTTGGCAAGGAGAAAACCAAGACCGTTGCAAGGGACACTTTAGCTAGGTTCTCGCGTGTTTTTGATGGCATCTTTTTCGAGCACGTCATCATCTGCGAGGCAGATGCAGACTGTATGTTCTATCAATCCATCCTGAACCTGCCTTCAATATCAGGAGACCGGCGTCCTGACGTTCTCTTTGTACACACGTCAGGAAAGCATCGAATGGCAAAGCTTGCAGACACACTTCGCTCCCTCGATGTACCCGTCTCCGTTATTGCCGACATCGATGTGCTCAACGATGAGGGCACCTTCAAAAACCTCTTTGAGACGCTCGGTGGTAACTGGGCGGACGTGAGCACCTCATGGAAATCCATCAACCACGCGGTGTTGCAGCAGCGTCCGCCACTCAACGCAGAACAGGTGGCCAGCTTGATCGCGGCGCAATTGGAAGGGGTGCAGGGAACAGGTGAGTTCCCCGATGATAGGGAAAGGGCAATCAAGGAAGTTTTCAAGACCGTGTCGCCCTGGAGTGCGATGAAAAGGAGCGGGCGCAGCGCACTACCTGCCGGCGAGCCGATCAACCATTTTGATACTCTGAGCAAGAAGTGCGGAGAACATCGCCTATGGATTGTGCCCGTTGGCGAAATCGAAGGCTTTTGCCGTAGCGTCGGATCACATGGTCCCGGCTTCGTAGAGAGGGTGCTCGAAGAACGAAATCTGGAAACCGACCCAGAACTGCAAAGCGCTCGCGACTTTATTGAGAAGATATGGGCGGGGGCCAAACCGCCTTCAACCTAG
- a CDS encoding TRAP transporter substrate-binding protein — translation MDRRSFIKKAGFAGAGAAAASTLAAPAIAQSMPKVTWRCTSSFPKALDTIYGAAETMAKFVSEATDGNFEIQVFAAGEIVPGLQAADAASAGTVELAHTASYYYWGKDPTYALGTAIPFGLNYRQQNAWFYYGGGNDLMNEFYATQGLYGMICGNTGAQMGGWFRKEINTVADMQGLKMRIGGMGGKIIEKVGVVPQQIAGGDIYPALEKGTIDATEWVGPYDDEKLGFNKVAQYYYYPGWWEGGPVLHTLANLAKWNELPKAYQAVLEAACRAANADMMANYDYKNPAALKRLVQGGAQLRPFSQEILEACYKAAMETYDEINAENAMFKKIYDNQREFKKDAYLWAQLTEYNFDTFMMIQQRAGKL, via the coding sequence ATGGATCGTCGTTCATTTATCAAGAAGGCCGGCTTTGCCGGCGCCGGCGCCGCCGCGGCGTCGACGCTTGCCGCGCCGGCCATCGCGCAGTCGATGCCGAAGGTCACCTGGCGCTGCACGTCGTCGTTCCCGAAGGCGCTCGACACCATCTACGGCGCCGCCGAGACCATGGCCAAGTTCGTCAGCGAGGCCACCGACGGCAATTTCGAGATCCAGGTCTTCGCCGCCGGCGAGATCGTGCCCGGCCTGCAGGCCGCCGACGCCGCCTCGGCCGGAACGGTCGAACTGGCGCACACCGCGTCCTATTATTACTGGGGCAAGGACCCGACCTACGCGCTCGGCACCGCCATCCCCTTCGGCCTCAACTACCGCCAGCAGAACGCCTGGTTCTATTATGGCGGCGGCAACGACCTCATGAACGAGTTCTATGCCACGCAGGGCCTCTACGGCATGATCTGCGGCAACACCGGCGCCCAGATGGGCGGCTGGTTCCGCAAGGAGATCAACACCGTCGCCGACATGCAGGGCCTCAAGATGCGCATCGGCGGCATGGGCGGCAAGATCATCGAGAAGGTCGGCGTCGTTCCGCAGCAGATCGCCGGCGGCGACATCTATCCGGCGCTCGAAAAGGGCACCATCGACGCCACCGAGTGGGTCGGCCCCTATGACGACGAGAAGCTCGGCTTCAACAAGGTGGCCCAGTACTACTACTATCCGGGCTGGTGGGAAGGCGGTCCCGTGCTGCACACCCTCGCCAATCTGGCGAAGTGGAACGAGCTGCCGAAGGCCTATCAGGCGGTCCTTGAGGCGGCCTGCCGCGCGGCCAATGCCGACATGATGGCCAACTACGACTACAAGAATCCCGCGGCGCTCAAGCGTCTCGTCCAGGGCGGCGCCCAGTTGCGTCCGTTCAGCCAGGAAATCCTCGAAGCCTGCTACAAGGCGGCGATGGAGACCTACGACGAGATCAACGCCGAGAACGCGATGTTCAAGAAGATCTACGACAACCAGCGTGAGTTCAAGAAGGACGCCTATCTGTGGGCGCAGCTCACCGAATACAATTTCGATACCTTCATGATGATCCAGCAGCGCGCCGGCAAGCTCTGA